The following is a genomic window from Malus sylvestris chromosome 7, drMalSylv7.2, whole genome shotgun sequence.
CAAAGACACATGCTAACTGCTTGGAAACCTTAAATCTTAGAGAAGACCTTTTAGCCAAATGAGCTCACAAGCAGTGGATGCCATTGCTCGATACTCAGCCTCAGCAATTGATTGAGCTATGACACTTTGTTTTTTACTTCTCCATGTGACCAAATTGCCACCCATAAATGTGCAGAATCCAGTGGTTGACTTACGATCAAGAGAGTTTCCAACCCAATCAGCATTTGTGTACCCCATGATGGCAATGTTACCATTCTTTTTCATCAATATACCTCGACCAAAATAGCCTTTGAGATAATGAAGTATTCTTTGAACAACGCGTAAATGAGCGATGGTGGGAGCATGCATGAACTGACTGGCAATGCTCACAACATAGGAAATGTCAGGACATGTGATTGTGAGATAAATCAGTTTCCCAACTAACTTTTGATAGTCAGTGAGATGGGTGGGAGCCTCACTTTGCATGTCGAGCTAGAGTTTACTGTTAAGGGGAGTTCGACCAGGCTTACAATCCACCATATCAGCATCCTTTAGAAGATTAAGAATGTACTTCCTTTGATTTAGAAAGAGCCCCTTCGAAGATGTGGCCATttcaatgccaagaaaatacttAAGAGTTCCCAAATCTTTAAGAGCAAACCTAACTTGGAGGGCATGCTTGAGGGAATTAATTTCCTCAATATTATCACCCTTCACTATGaggtcatcaacataaatcaaaacaaccAATTTTTCCTATTGAACCAATTCGAACAAAAAGTGAGGAATCAACATTGCTTCTGTGAAAGCCAACTTCTTCAAGTACTGAGCTAAGTTTTGAATACCATGCCCGTGGAGATTGCTTTAAACCATAGATAAAGTTATGAAGTTTGCACACCATGTCAGTATCATGGAATTGAGGTTGACCTGGGAGCAACTTCATGTACACTTCCTCATCTAGCTCACCATGTaaaaatgcattcttcacataTATTTGATATGAAGGCCAAGATTGATTAACTGCAATGGACAACAATACTCCCACTGTGTTCATCTTGGTAATTGGAGCAAAAGTCTCTTTATAATCCACTTTATAAGTCTGAGTAAAACCATGAGCCACCAAGCGAGCTTTGTGTCT
Proteins encoded in this region:
- the LOC126630117 gene encoding uncharacterized mitochondrial protein AtMg00810-like, with the protein product MNTVGVLLSIAVNQSWPSYQIYVKNAFLHGELDEEVYMKLLPGQPQFHDTDMEKLVVLIYVDDLIVKGDNIEEINSLKHALQVRFALKDLGTLKYFLGIEMATSSKGLFLNQRKYILNLLKDADMVDCYFGRGILMKKNGNIAIMGYTNADWVGNSLDRKSTTGFCTFMGGNLVTWRSKKQSVIAQSIAEAEYRAMASTACELIWLKGLL